The following proteins come from a genomic window of Triticum aestivum cultivar Chinese Spring chromosome 6A, IWGSC CS RefSeq v2.1, whole genome shotgun sequence:
- the LOC123130878 gene encoding ubiquitin-conjugating enzyme E2 11, which produces MSARAPPPPTMPESDWAVRRIRKELKLLWLDPPAFCRPGPAPVTDPFHWEVVIDGPDGSPYSGGTFPVDVAIPKKYPMKPIKLTFKTKVYHPNIGPEGRMALDIFGEWWSPAITISTALLSVVSVLYDPVLDLPVRRDAALQYRHERGLFEQKARRWTRRYASAPVASFCPAAPGKELLEEAATSGAVARRRSCGAGKWRFFAARLLAI; this is translated from the exons ATGAGTgcgcgagcaccgccgccgccgaccatgCCGGAGTCCGACTGGGCGGTCAGGCGGATCCGCAAGGAGCTGAAGCTGCTCTGGCTCGACCCCCCGGCGTTCTGCCGGCCCGGCCCGGCGCCCGTGACGGACCCGTTCCACTGGGAGGTGGTCATCGACGGGCCCGACGGCAGCCCCTACTCCGGCGGCACGTTCCCCGTTGACGTCGCCATCCCCAAGAAGTACCCCATGAAGCCCATCAAGCTCACCTTCAAAACCAAG GTGTACCATCCGAACATCGGGCCGGAGGGGAGGATGGCCCTGGACATCTTCGGCGAGTGGTGGAGCCCGGCGATCACGATAAGCACGGCCCTCCTGTCCGTCGTCTCCGTCCTCTACGACCCCGTGCTGGATCTCCCCgtccgccgcgacgccgccctgcAGTACAGGCACGAGCGGGGTCTCTTCGAGCAGAAAGCCAGGCGCTGGACCCGCAGATACGCCTCGGCGCCGGTCGCCTCCTTCTGCCCGGCAGCGCCAGGGAAGGAGCTGCTGGAGGAGGCGGCGACAAGTGGGGCAGTGGCACGTCGTCGTTCTTGCGGGGCAGGCAAATGGCGTTTCTTCGCGGCTCGTCTCCTTGCCATCTAG
- the LOC123130879 gene encoding ubiquitin-conjugating enzyme E2-16 kDa-like — MPQSGRAMRRIRKELELLWIDRPAFCRPGPAPVTDLFHWEVVIDGPHGSPYAGGTFPVGVAYPKDYPFHPIKLTFRTNVYHPNIGPEGRVALDIFGSEWRPSLTISTALLSVVSVLHDPLLDRPVRRDAALLYKRERGLFEHKARDWTRRYASAPVASFYPAGTETFEEAAASGAVARRRSCGAGQWRSFAARLPCIQP; from the exons ATGCCGCAGTCTGGCCGGGCGATGAGGCGCATCCGCAAGGAACTGGAGCTGCTCTGGATCGACCGCCCGGCCTTCTGCCGGCCCGGCCCGGCGCCCGTGACGGACCTGTTCCACTGGGAGGTGGTCATCGACGGCCCCCACGGCAGCCCCTACGCCGGCGGCACCTTCCCCGTCGGCGTCGCCTACCCCAAGGACTACCCCTTCCACCCCATCAAGCTCACCTTCAGAACCAAT GTGTACCACCCCAACATCGGCCCGGAGGGGAGGGTGGCGCTGGACATCTTCGGGAGCGAGTGGAGGCCTTCTCTCACGATCAGCACGGCCCTCCTCTCTGTCGTCTCGGTCCTCCACGACCCCCTGCTCGACCGCCCCgtccgccgcgacgccgccctgcTGTACAAGCGCGAGCGGGGTCTCTTCGAGCACAAGGCCAGGGACTGGACCCGCAGGTACGCCTCGGCGCCGGTCGCCTCCTTCTATCCGGCGGGGACGGAGACGttcgaggaggcggcggccagcggGGCAGTGGCACGTCGTCGTTCTTGCGGGGCAGGGCAATGGCGCTCCTTCGCGGCTCGTCTCCCATGCATCCAGCCATGA